Proteins found in one Fibrobacter sp. genomic segment:
- a CDS encoding 50S ribosomal protein L11 methyltransferase → MQKVDTWYKAEGYCPEEEFEIASYLLFEAGVATLEELDPKEEGRTDFCFYTGDVEERDRIVAEFPQYHFTVSEEPAKDWDKWWRDRAQPVSVCPHLVVRPPWVEYNPEDAETVVLELEAKTAFGTGEHDTTSSCAHLMESIDFNGKSVLDIGTGTGILAMFARRRGAKIAVGTEIDPQAIPCINENFERNGFDASDCVLGFLDSFKDGTKFDVILCNMIRSELWPMRDDMEDLLAPGGEIIISGQLLTEKDYILKWFEEAGFSVVKERESGEWWSVLAKNA, encoded by the coding sequence ATGCAGAAAGTTGATACATGGTATAAGGCTGAGGGCTACTGCCCGGAAGAAGAATTTGAAATTGCAAGCTACCTGCTTTTTGAAGCTGGTGTTGCCACCCTTGAGGAATTGGATCCCAAGGAAGAAGGCCGTACGGACTTCTGTTTCTACACAGGCGATGTGGAAGAACGCGACCGTATCGTTGCGGAATTCCCCCAGTATCATTTTACGGTTTCCGAGGAACCTGCCAAGGATTGGGACAAGTGGTGGCGTGATCGTGCCCAGCCCGTGTCTGTGTGCCCCCATCTGGTTGTGCGTCCGCCTTGGGTTGAATATAATCCGGAAGACGCCGAAACTGTAGTGCTTGAACTGGAAGCAAAGACTGCTTTTGGTACTGGTGAGCATGATACCACCAGCAGCTGCGCCCACTTGATGGAATCCATTGATTTTAACGGCAAGTCCGTTCTTGATATCGGTACGGGAACTGGCATCTTGGCTATGTTTGCCCGCCGTCGCGGAGCAAAGATTGCGGTGGGTACAGAAATCGATCCTCAGGCAATTCCCTGCATTAACGAAAACTTTGAACGTAACGGCTTTGACGCCAGCGATTGCGTCCTTGGCTTCCTGGATTCCTTCAAGGACGGAACCAAGTTCGACGTTATCCTCTGTAATATGATTCGCAGTGAGCTGTGGCCCATGCGCGATGACATGGAAGACCTGCTGGCTCCCGGTGGCGAAATCATTATTTCTGGTCAGCTCCTTACCGAAAAGGATTACATCCTCAAGTGGTTTGAAGAAGCCGGCTTCTCCGTAGTTAAGGAAAGAGAAAGTGGCGAGTGGTGGAGCGTTCTTGCAAAGAACGCGTAG
- a CDS encoding DUF4859 domain-containing protein: MRKGCFGLGSAMVLAVSLTAVESCLAASGDAYVWPGYRTDLDYNTKTVLGGKDLTPPTKFNNNCSGVTGQKAGKWWAFYWGKDRDSRITDVTIDSILKKYDTDFEYLYNTMGWAPDAQAQKGQYSAIYYYGSGTCAGGAKTDTTGGWQTFVAGYTAVAASFYPLYSFNTSCPYRDRVSQMDAMIHEGIHSMTNGYPGAKEAHWFQEAGNTWIQQDMFSHRNAIYSGMGFLNAATLMAPFMPIECYSGWLVDGTFGGPGAQGVTGKNQRNLLGGAQYSNIFPTFIGTWLGTGAVRWIYGNAYGSTKYLLETYGLDKGLGDAGVRRLITEFRAKLAMLDMKEWSNEMKNLINNNFGGNAYEEQYYWDNGQYRNGWTMTPYQTTSVSGDYIIPDEATTPGWSGSNVIPLKVQNGAKQVKVSFYNVGSNSNNTNMNYLLCYRATDGTPVYSEPITGEGSVTLRLDKTPSSTSGTQMVFAVIVNTDYKFTGNENIRTKHFNYKLKLEEGLSGAGSANTRYHNDFVLKYDWNKLPASSSSSTSSSSSSVKPNSSSSSITSSSSSSVSSSSNQQPTSSSSIDIAKATKISLKVSLPIDDNYATAKASFNAAEVAKTLGLTEATLDKATYFAVDKGAINTTSTANAPGHWFAKDGSVTEWANENSYAFSELDLGNSAINVGHYPNRANNGDKVSFQQGLAYNGKAVLFSTDVSLTNEESSDDAGSTTSLMYGIKGLPKHIGLSHNHGILTITYKLERHDNVKISLFNGYGALLGLNVTGLQSAGTHALQLDMNRMGLTAGTYIVKVSTGSYLEARSITINR, from the coding sequence ATGCGTAAAGGATGTTTTGGATTGGGATCCGCCATGGTGTTGGCGGTTTCCTTGACTGCCGTAGAATCCTGCCTTGCAGCTTCCGGCGATGCTTACGTTTGGCCTGGTTATCGAACCGACCTGGATTACAACACGAAAACTGTTCTAGGCGGAAAGGATTTGACTCCGCCAACCAAGTTCAACAACAATTGTTCCGGTGTTACCGGTCAAAAAGCCGGCAAATGGTGGGCTTTTTACTGGGGTAAGGATCGCGATTCCCGCATTACAGACGTAACCATCGACAGTATCCTAAAAAAGTATGATACTGACTTTGAATACCTGTACAACACCATGGGTTGGGCTCCCGACGCCCAGGCGCAAAAAGGCCAGTATAGCGCCATATATTACTACGGTTCCGGAACCTGCGCAGGCGGCGCCAAGACGGATACAACCGGAGGCTGGCAGACGTTCGTCGCTGGCTACACTGCAGTGGCGGCTTCCTTCTACCCGCTTTACAGTTTCAATACCAGCTGCCCCTACCGCGATCGCGTTTCCCAGATGGACGCCATGATTCACGAAGGCATCCATTCCATGACCAACGGCTATCCCGGAGCAAAGGAAGCCCACTGGTTCCAGGAAGCAGGCAATACCTGGATTCAGCAGGACATGTTCAGCCATCGTAACGCAATCTACAGCGGCATGGGCTTCCTAAATGCAGCCACCCTTATGGCTCCTTTCATGCCTATTGAATGCTACTCCGGTTGGCTTGTAGATGGCACCTTCGGTGGCCCTGGCGCTCAGGGCGTTACCGGAAAGAACCAGCGTAATCTTTTGGGTGGCGCGCAATACAGCAACATCTTCCCCACCTTCATCGGTACCTGGCTTGGTACCGGTGCAGTCCGCTGGATTTACGGAAACGCCTATGGCAGCACCAAGTACCTGCTGGAAACCTATGGTCTGGACAAGGGCCTTGGTGATGCAGGTGTCCGCCGTCTAATTACAGAATTCCGCGCCAAGTTGGCCATGCTGGATATGAAGGAATGGTCCAACGAAATGAAGAACCTGATCAACAACAACTTCGGTGGAAACGCCTACGAGGAGCAGTACTACTGGGATAACGGCCAGTACCGTAACGGCTGGACCATGACACCCTACCAGACAACTTCTGTAAGTGGCGATTACATCATTCCCGACGAAGCCACTACACCGGGCTGGTCCGGCAGTAACGTGATTCCGCTGAAGGTTCAGAACGGAGCAAAACAGGTCAAGGTTTCATTCTACAATGTGGGAAGCAATTCCAACAACACCAACATGAACTACCTGCTGTGCTACCGCGCCACAGACGGCACACCTGTCTATAGCGAGCCCATTACTGGCGAAGGCTCTGTCACCCTGCGTCTTGACAAGACTCCTTCAAGCACCAGCGGCACTCAGATGGTTTTCGCCGTCATCGTCAATACGGACTATAAGTTCACCGGCAACGAAAACATCCGTACAAAGCACTTCAACTACAAGCTAAAACTTGAGGAAGGCCTAAGCGGTGCCGGCAGCGCAAATACAAGATACCACAACGACTTTGTACTGAAATATGACTGGAACAAACTTCCTGCCAGTTCCAGTTCTTCTACGAGCTCCAGCTCTAGCAGCGTAAAGCCGAATTCTTCCTCCAGCAGCATTACGTCTTCTTCCAGCAGTTCTGTCTCCTCTTCTAGCAATCAGCAGCCGACTTCCAGCAGTTCCATCGACATTGCAAAGGCAACCAAGATTTCTTTGAAAGTGTCCTTGCCCATCGATGACAACTATGCAACCGCCAAGGCAAGCTTCAATGCTGCTGAAGTTGCAAAGACCCTGGGTCTCACAGAAGCAACTCTTGATAAGGCGACTTACTTTGCTGTAGACAAGGGAGCAATCAACACCACTTCTACCGCCAACGCCCCGGGCCACTGGTTCGCAAAGGACGGGTCTGTTACGGAATGGGCAAACGAGAACTCCTACGCCTTCTCCGAACTTGACTTAGGTAACAGCGCAATCAACGTCGGTCACTATCCCAACCGAGCAAACAACGGTGACAAGGTTTCTTTCCAGCAGGGTCTTGCCTACAACGGAAAGGCAGTACTGTTCTCCACTGATGTAAGCTTGACCAATGAAGAGTCTAGTGATGACGCAGGAAGTACCACTTCCCTGATGTACGGCATCAAGGGACTCCCCAAGCATATCGGACTATCCCATAATCACGGCATCCTGACGATCACTTACAAGCTGGAACGCCATGACAACGTCAAGATCAGTCTCTTCAACGGCTATGGAGCATTGCTGGGTCTAAACGTCACTGGTCTCCAAAGTGCAGGCACTCATGCTCTTCAGCTTGACATGAACCGCATGGGGCTGACCGCAGGAACCTACATTGTCAAGGTTTCCACAGGAAGCTACCTGGAAGCAAGAAGCATTACCATCAATCGATAA